A region from the Eptesicus fuscus isolate TK198812 chromosome 1, DD_ASM_mEF_20220401, whole genome shotgun sequence genome encodes:
- the LOC103301847 gene encoding protein FAM193A-like, whose protein sequence is MSRASAKGGAKRRKNKRGGGGGDHRAISSVMLGSSQATGIGVPGATMAANRPLRGSESVGRAASGGYLETSFNFGETRRTPLSPTVDYCVLCRIERKDSSSLESGIEAARKLGLFVAPVGSSVPYQTLWVCLHCQWTLEKLRTYGGLDQSARGQDVPVQGPLSESPEEAGGRRLPRPSETPRSLEVCKEPREISPETDPESQQLQNYWAEVRYLVRCIYRQAGTTLVPNKEWVKELVDRLCKSDPSQLYQRLDQQARDYLLEMKISLLQRLSASSRASRAPSCLQSPLQAYQFISLLLKEYGAFCQAARTISTFLVTLENKHLNVFQVTWELHNKHLFENLVFSEPLLQSNLPAMVSQIRLGTKMQDTCSKDLYSTLLQQYQHLEEELHSVAKEWLECQKRVSVYIKEKVKMKTKLAKDFKHFKQRQFHEKQLTGRRAGAGENLSDAMRHVLSSPDRRYDSSHSHILISSIMDPPTPSNTQVRQLPHQMGSSAPDRLSESHLPRMSLASLGSGSSSPIPIQQHPRLIHTDNVSTPPFCSDDDVASLSAKFADIYPLDNNNTEVVNKRSDARGDPAGLFLSSSILAVPACYSPHYEGQGSKKGGYDPQQEGRAKSADKDSCSEHSSNTSTSSCACTCTYAGQKEGKYCDYCCEFFRHNWPSAAPRGRNYEGMREKLRFRLAKRKEEQSKKTDQLSEQESVVDHRTVEDLLQFINSSDTKPVSSTRAAKRARHKQKKLEEKTRLEAEAKAQEQEHLREEQRQQEQKQQEEMKERLPEEFQQLQKLQAVKKKEKPRKDFPKLDMPRGNFRAATKYVSVSAHIHSGSLEQTEEPKTSSHSPSRHAAHTGSGARGDSKFVLTKEVSGKQQEPFSFLLDTTHHHKEGTGKQKPKQAWKASSEPRRRPAEFSRASEVQPRPQTQTEPKAKVLDLTSMSEQQRKERKVNRNSNKKQLDQVKSGKASSGPTEPTCPTKQVHHSKLVLADTPQPKGKSKKNRKKKGDGDGDDSSLEDVFMPKDIDLDNVEMDETEREVEYFKRFCLDSTKQTRQRLSIDWSNFSLKKPPFLPTE, encoded by the coding sequence ATGAGCCGGGCCAGTGCCAAAGGAGGGGCCAAGCGCCGTAAGAACAAGCGGGGTGGTGGAGGCGGGGACCACAGGGCCATAAGCAGTGTCATGCTGGGCAGCTCCCAGGCCACTGGCATTGGGGTCCCGGGCGCCACAATGGCGGCAAACAGACCACTCCGCGGGAGCGAGAGTGTGGGCAGAGCAGCTTCCGGAGGCTACTTGGAGACTTCTTTTAACTTCGGGGAGACTCGAAGAACTCCACTCTCCCCCACTGTTGATTACTGTGTTCTGTGCAGAATAGAGCGAAAAGATTCTTCTTCCCTAGAGAGTGGGATTGAGGCTGCGAGAAAATTGGGCCTTTTTGTGGCTCCCGTGGGCAGCAGTGTGCCATACCAGACTCTGTGGGTGTGTCTACACTGCCAGTGGACCTTAGAGAAGTTGAGGACTTATGGCGGCTTGGACCAGTCAGCACGGGGCCAAGACGTCCCTGTCCAAGGCCCTCTTAGTGAGTCCCCAGAAGAGGCAGGCGGCAGGAGGTTGCCCCGACCCTCAGAGACCCCACGTTCCCTTGAGGTCTGCAAGGAGCCCAGAGAAATCTCCCCAGAGACAGACCCCGAGTCACAGCAGCTGCAGAACTACTGGGCTGAAGTGCGCTACCTTGTCCGCTGCATATACCGCCAGGCAGGGACCACGCTGGTGCCCAACAAGGAGTGGGTGAAGGAGCTTGTGGATAGACTCTGTAAGTCAGACCCCTCCCAGCTATACCAGCGGTTGGATCAACAAGCACGAGATTACCTGCTAGAGATGAAGATCAGCCTCCTGCAACGGCTGTCAGCCTCATCCAGAGCATCCAGAGCGCCATCCTGCCTGCAGAGTCCTCTGCAGGCCTACCAGTTCATCTCCCTGCTCCTCAAGGAGTATGGCGCATTCTGCCAGGCAGCACGCACCATCAGCACCTTCCTCGTCACTCTAGAAAATAAACACTTGAACGTGTTCCAGGTGACATGGGAACTGCATAATAAACACCTGTTTGAAAATCTGGTTTTTTCGGAGCCCCTTCTCCAGAGCAACTTGCCAGCAATGGTGTCGCAAATCAGGCTGGGAACTAAAATGCAAGACACCTGCAGCAAGGACTTATACAGCACCTTGCTCCAACAGTACCAGCACTTGGAGGAGGAGCTGCACAGTGTTGCCAAGGAGTGGTTGGAGTGCCAGAAGAGGGTCAGTGTCTACATCAAGGAGAAGGTGAAAATGAAAACCAAGCTAGCAAAAGACTTCAAGCATTTTAAACAAAGGCAATTTCATGAAAAGCAGTTAACCGGTAGGAGAGCGGGCGCTGGTGAGAACTTGAGCGATGCCATGAGGCATGTGCTGTCATCACCTGATCGCCGCTATGACTCCAGCCATTCACATATCCTTATTAGTAGCATCatggaccctcccacccccagcaacaCCCAGGTCCGCCAGCTGCCACACCAAATGGGTTCTTCTGCTCCTGACCGTCTCTCTGAGAGTCACCTGCCCAGAATGTCATTAGCAAGCTTGGGGTCAGGTTCCAGCTCTCCCATTCCAATCCAGCAGCATCCCAGACTCATCCACACAGACAATGTATCTACACCACCTTTTTGCAGTGATGATGATGTGGCTTCATTGTCAGCTAAATTTGCTGATATTTATCCATTGGATAACAACAATACTGAGGTAGTGAACAAGAGGTCTGATGCCCGGGGGGACCCTGCCGGCCTCTTCCTCAGCAGCTCAATCCTGGCTGTGCCAGCCTGTTACAGCCCCCATTACGAAGGGCAGGGTAGCAAGAAAGGTGGCTATGAcccacagcaggaaggcagggcaaAGAGTGCAGACAAAGACAGCTGCTCTGAGCACAGCTCGaacaccagcaccagcagctgcgcctgcacCTGCACCTATGCTGGCCAGAAGGAGGGCAAGTATTGTGACTACTGCTGTGAATTCTTCAGGCACAACTGGCCTTCAGCCGCACCAAGAGGTAGAAATTATGAAGGCATGAGGGAAAAGCTTCGTTTCCGGCTggcaaagagaaaagaagagcaaTCGAAGAAAACAGATCAGCTCTCAGAACAGGAAAGTGTGGTGGATCATCGCACAGTGGAGGACTTGCTGCAGTTCATAAACAGTTCAGATACCAAGCCTGTGAGCAGCACACGGGCAGCCAAGCGGGCAAGACATAAACAGAAAAAGTTGGAGGAGAAGACTCGCCTtgaagcagaggccaaggcccaGGAACAAGAGCACCTCCGAGAGGAGCAGAGGCAACAGGAGCAGAAACAACAGGAGGAGATGAAGGAGCGGCTCCCAGAGGAGTTTCAGCAGCTTCAGAAGCTCcaagctgtgaaaaagaaggagaaaCCAAGAAAAGACTTTCCCAAGTTGGACATGCCTCGTGGAAATTTCAGGGCAGCAACAAAGTATGTGTCTGTCTCTGCACACATACACAGTGGTTCCCTAGAGCAAACTGAAGAACCAAAAACCTCTTCTCACTCACCTTCCAGACACGCAGCCCACACAGGGTCAGGGGCTCGTGGGGATTCCAAGTTCGTCCTGACAAAGGAGGTCAGTGGGAAGCAGCAGGagcccttctcttttctcctggACACAACGCATCACCACAAGGAGGGGactggcaaacaaaagccaaaaCAGGCATGGAAGGCCAGCAGCGAGCCAAGGAGGAGGCCTGCGGAGTTCTCCAGAGCCTCAGAGGTCCAGCCCAGACCCCAGACCCAGACTGAGCCAAAGGCTAAAGTGCTTGATCTCACTTCGATGTCAGAGcagcagagaaaggagagaaaagtcaACAGAAACAGTAACAAGAAACAGCTGGACCAGGTCAAATCAGGAAAGGCAAGCTCAGGCCCCACTGAGCCCACCTGCCCTACTAAGCAGGTGCACCACAGCAAGCTGGTGTTGGCAGACACCCCTCAGCCCAAAGGCAAgagcaagaaaaacagaaagaaaaagggagatggagatggagatgacaGCTCGCTTGAAGATGTCTTTATGCCTAAAGACATCGACCTAGATAATGTGGAGATGGATGAGACAGAGAGGGAAGTGGAGTATTTCAAAAGATTCTGCTTGGATTCCACCAAACAAACCCGACAAAGACTGTCCATAGACTGGTCCAATTTTAGCTTGAAAAAACCACCTTTTCTGCCCACTGAATGA